One region of Rhodothermaceae bacterium genomic DNA includes:
- a CDS encoding NADH-quinone oxidoreductase subunit N yields the protein MEISSAFDTILVDLAGGASILWLSLVGVIVIVWDVFRNDAPQLPWIAGLSVVIAMVFELFKVSDPSSTVFFSLIQTGGLASFISVTILVSALFSIILSVPYLKGIRRSYGEIYALMLFATSGMLMLGTANNMVTVFVGLETMSIALYILTGIVRSDEGALESALKYFLLGAFSTGFFLYGIALIYGATGTMYFTEMAVGYSVSGLRPLFWVGVALFLVGFMFKVGAVPFHMWTPDVYQGAPTPLTGFMATASKTSAFAALVLVLYHGIGTLEPGGRDWQLALALVALVTVVFGNLLALTQDNVKRMLAYSSIAHAGYVLIALAAGTSEAYAGAVYYLLIYALMNIGAFGAIALLEWDGKEGRMQTLDSLAGIGFKRPLVGITMGVFMFSLTGFPPLGGFFGKLAVFAPAVDAGLTWLAIVGVLASVFSGYYYLRVLYVFWMKPATEADPAVQSEAFPIPRSSSIVLVTCAILLLGIGLVPGIRDLTLSFFTQGPLATLP from the coding sequence ATGGAGATTTCGTCCGCATTTGATACCATCCTGGTAGATTTGGCCGGAGGAGCGTCTATTCTCTGGCTTTCGCTCGTTGGTGTGATCGTCATTGTGTGGGATGTTTTCCGCAACGATGCCCCCCAGTTGCCGTGGATTGCGGGGCTGTCGGTCGTGATTGCGATGGTCTTCGAGTTGTTCAAGGTTTCCGATCCATCTTCGACCGTTTTTTTCTCGCTCATTCAGACGGGAGGCCTCGCTTCGTTTATCAGCGTGACCATTTTAGTCAGTGCGCTCTTCTCAATCATTCTTTCAGTGCCTTACCTGAAAGGAATCCGTCGGAGTTACGGGGAGATCTACGCTCTTATGCTGTTTGCCACCAGCGGGATGTTAATGTTGGGGACGGCCAACAACATGGTGACTGTTTTTGTTGGTCTGGAAACCATGTCCATTGCACTCTATATCCTCACTGGCATTGTCCGAAGTGATGAGGGTGCGCTGGAGAGTGCACTCAAGTATTTTTTGCTGGGAGCTTTCTCAACTGGTTTCTTCCTGTATGGCATTGCTCTCATCTACGGTGCTACCGGGACGATGTATTTCACGGAGATGGCTGTTGGGTATTCTGTGAGTGGGTTACGCCCTCTGTTTTGGGTCGGGGTTGCCTTGTTTCTGGTCGGATTTATGTTCAAGGTTGGCGCGGTGCCATTTCATATGTGGACACCGGATGTCTATCAGGGTGCACCTACGCCCCTGACGGGGTTCATGGCGACTGCTTCGAAAACTTCCGCCTTTGCAGCGCTGGTACTCGTGCTCTACCATGGGATTGGAACCTTGGAACCTGGGGGTAGAGACTGGCAGTTGGCACTGGCACTCGTTGCACTGGTGACAGTCGTATTTGGGAATCTACTTGCACTGACGCAGGACAATGTGAAGCGAATGCTCGCATATTCCTCCATTGCGCATGCAGGGTATGTATTGATTGCATTGGCCGCGGGGACCAGTGAAGCGTATGCGGGAGCAGTTTATTACCTCTTGATTTATGCTCTGATGAATATTGGGGCGTTCGGTGCGATCGCATTACTGGAATGGGATGGCAAAGAAGGACGTATGCAAACCCTTGATTCTCTTGCAGGCATTGGTTTCAAGAGGCCTCTGGTCGGTATCACGATGGGGGTATTCATGTTCAGTTTGACTGGATTTCCTCCCTTAGGAGGGTTCTTTGGGAAGCTTGCGGTCTTTGCACCAGCGGTCGATGCAGGCCTGACTTGGTTGGCAATTGTTGGCGTGTTGGCCAGCGTTTTTTCGGGGTATTACTACCTGCGCGTGTTGTATGTATTCTGGATGAAACCCGCTACCGAGGCGGACCCAGCCGTCCAATCCGAGGCCTTCCCGATCCCCCGCTCGTCCTCCATCGTCCTTGTAACATGTGCAATCCTGTTGTTAGGGATTGGTTTGGTTCCAGGGATTCGGGATCTAACACTGTCCTTTTTTACGCAGGGTCCGCTTGCAACCCTTCCGTAG
- a CDS encoding superoxide dismutase → MPFELPNLPYTHGALEPYIDQRTMEIHHGKHHQAYTTNLNKALEDHASLQSKSIEELLRGISDLPEGVQGAVRNNGGGFANHNLFWTVLSPTGGGSPAGALSAAINSAFGSFEDFKAKFSAAAATQFGSGWAWLIVDSEGALQVYSTANQDSPYMEGHTPILGLDVWEHAYYLNYQNRRPDYVAAFWNVVNWAQVADNFAAATG, encoded by the coding sequence ATGCCTTTTGAACTTCCTAATCTTCCCTACACACACGGTGCATTGGAACCCTATATTGACCAGAGAACCATGGAGATTCACCATGGAAAGCATCATCAAGCCTACACCACCAACTTGAACAAGGCGTTGGAGGATCACGCAAGTCTGCAGTCGAAGTCCATTGAAGAACTTTTACGGGGAATTTCTGATTTACCGGAGGGAGTCCAAGGTGCTGTCCGCAACAATGGCGGTGGCTTCGCTAATCATAATCTCTTTTGGACAGTCCTCAGCCCAACCGGTGGTGGTTCTCCAGCGGGTGCTCTGTCAGCGGCCATCAACAGTGCATTTGGATCATTTGAGGATTTTAAGGCGAAATTCTCTGCAGCTGCGGCCACACAGTTCGGCAGTGGATGGGCTTGGCTCATTGTAGATTCCGAGGGTGCACTACAGGTGTATTCCACGGCGAATCAGGATAGTCCGTATATGGAGGGCCATACTCCTATCCTTGGTTTGGATGTATGGGAGCATGCCTATTATCTCAACTACCAAAATCGCCGCCCCGACTATGTAGCTGCATTCTGGAATGTAGTGAACTGGGCACAGGTCGCTGACAACTTTGCGGCGGCGACGGGATAG
- a CDS encoding 4a-hydroxytetrahydrobiopterin dehydratase codes for MNRDPLDQKTLNDALASLQNWEFRNDRLTRTFKFADFREAVAFIVRIGFCADHLDHHPILYNVYNQVSIELTTHSAGNRVSQMDVLLAQAIDKVFGK; via the coding sequence ATGAATCGTGATCCACTTGATCAAAAAACATTGAATGACGCTCTTGCGTCGCTGCAGAACTGGGAGTTTCGTAACGATCGACTCACCAGGACCTTCAAGTTTGCAGATTTCCGGGAAGCAGTCGCATTCATTGTGCGGATTGGGTTTTGTGCAGACCATTTAGATCATCATCCCATCTTGTACAACGTATACAATCAGGTCAGTATTGAGCTCACCACTCACAGTGCGGGGAATCGGGTTAGCCAGATGGATGTACTCTTGGCACAGGCCATTGATAAGGTTTTTGGTAAGTAA
- a CDS encoding citrate transporter, producing MTIPRVLYLWFVLFLVIGSSTAFAQEDGATNDTVHEVDGSAEEVMESTEDADHAVQDATAEEGDHEEGYGGGHAKVLPPLWLVAPFVILLLMIATGPLFYGHHWHHHYPKYAVGLGLFVTVYYLFVLHDGISMLHALQEYLSFIALVASLFIAASGIFLKVNARGTPLANISLLSVGAVVANLIATTGAAMLFIRPYMRLNRGRLKAYHIVFFIFIVANVGGAMTPIGDPPLFLGFLRGVPFFWTAAHVWHIWVPTLIVLLAIFYVMDSRNKAKSTTDISSGKTIELQGNRSFIFVVIIVVSVFIDPNVITAMKGTPFDLVGTYHLPFGIREIIMFSMCVLAFKCCDQEALKKNEFTFEPIREVGWLFLGIFACMVPALALISNYAAENASVLTATTFYWGTGTLSGVLDNAPTYLNFLAAAMGKFGMDINNAVEVKAFANADASMLYLSAISIAAVFFGAMTYIGNAPNFMVKAIAESNGADVPSFVGYLVKYGLTILLPVYAVVWLVFYSGWIF from the coding sequence ATGACGATTCCTCGCGTACTTTACTTATGGTTTGTACTGTTTCTTGTTATAGGTAGCTCTACGGCTTTTGCGCAAGAGGACGGTGCTACTAATGATACCGTCCACGAAGTTGATGGTAGTGCCGAGGAGGTGATGGAAAGTACAGAGGATGCGGATCACGCAGTGCAGGATGCAACTGCGGAAGAAGGGGATCACGAAGAAGGCTACGGTGGGGGGCATGCAAAGGTACTTCCTCCCCTATGGCTGGTTGCGCCTTTTGTGATTCTTCTTCTGATGATTGCAACCGGGCCACTTTTCTATGGACATCACTGGCACCACCACTATCCCAAGTATGCTGTGGGTTTGGGTCTCTTTGTGACGGTGTACTACCTGTTCGTACTGCACGACGGTATTTCGATGCTGCATGCACTTCAGGAATATCTCTCGTTCATCGCCTTGGTGGCTTCGCTATTTATTGCGGCCAGCGGGATCTTCCTAAAAGTCAATGCAAGGGGAACACCACTTGCGAATATTTCACTTCTTTCTGTGGGAGCAGTAGTTGCAAACCTGATCGCAACCACCGGCGCGGCGATGCTATTTATTCGCCCTTATATGCGTCTCAATAGGGGGCGCTTGAAAGCGTACCACATTGTTTTCTTCATTTTCATTGTTGCAAACGTCGGTGGCGCGATGACTCCGATTGGAGATCCACCGCTGTTTCTAGGATTTCTGCGTGGTGTTCCGTTTTTCTGGACAGCAGCACATGTATGGCACATTTGGGTGCCAACCTTAATCGTGTTGTTGGCCATTTTTTATGTGATGGACAGCCGTAACAAGGCAAAGTCAACAACGGATATTTCTTCTGGAAAAACCATTGAGTTGCAGGGGAACCGAAGCTTCATATTTGTTGTGATCATTGTCGTCTCCGTATTTATTGATCCCAATGTGATCACGGCAATGAAGGGGACACCATTTGACTTAGTTGGCACCTATCATCTTCCATTTGGGATTCGAGAAATCATCATGTTCTCGATGTGCGTGCTTGCCTTTAAGTGCTGTGATCAGGAGGCATTGAAAAAGAATGAATTCACGTTTGAACCCATCCGTGAGGTTGGCTGGTTATTCCTTGGCATCTTTGCCTGCATGGTACCGGCGTTGGCATTGATTTCGAACTATGCTGCGGAGAATGCTTCCGTTCTCACCGCAACGACCTTCTACTGGGGAACCGGTACGCTGTCCGGTGTACTAGATAATGCACCAACGTACCTCAACTTCCTTGCGGCAGCGATGGGCAAATTTGGTATGGACATAAATAATGCAGTGGAGGTGAAAGCATTTGCGAATGCGGACGCATCCATGCTTTATTTGTCGGCAATTTCGATTGCGGCGGTCTTCTTTGGTGCAATGACTTACATCGGAAATGCACCGAACTTTATGGTCAAGGCTATTGCTGAGTCCAACGGTGCCGATGTCCCATCGTTTGTTGGTTACCTAGTCAAGTACGGATTGACGATCTTGTTGCCAGTGTATGCTGTGGTTTGGCTAGTTTTCTATAGCGGATGGATCTTTTAA